In Paramicrobacterium humi, the genomic stretch CGGCGTCAGCGACCGGCCGCTCATCGACCCGACCGAGCCCGACGCCGGCCGAAAGCGCCTCGGCCTCGGCTGGTTCGACGGCGAACTCATCCGCCGGCTTGACTGACGAGCGGTCAGCGACCCCGCTTCGGCCGTACGAACAGGCCGATGATCCAGTTGAGGATCGCGATGACGATTGCGCCGAGCACGCCCCACCAGAAGCCCTCCACGTTCAAGCCGAAGCCGAACCAGCTGCTCACCCACGCGGTCAACAGCAGCAGAAGACCGTTGACGATGAAGGAGATCAGCCCGAGGGTGAGCAGGTAGATGGGGAAGGCGACGATCCGGATCGCCGTGCCGACAATGCCGTTCACAAGCGCGAAGATGAACGCGACGAGCAGATACGTGAGGCCGATCTGCCACCACTCCGGACCGAACGACGTCACCGAGACTCCCGCGACGATGAGCGTCGTGAGCCAGATCGCTATCGCGTTGACGATGATGCGAAGAATAAAGCGCATGCGCCCATGATGACAGGCCGCCCGGTCGCGCGCGAGACCCCGTGCGCGCCGTATACCGGCGCCGGTATGGCCGGTGTCTAGACTCGGGAAGGTGATTGCCCCCGACAACGCCTCGCGCCTGCCCGAGGCCGACAAGGTCGCACTGCGTCCCGAGATCCTCGCGACTCCGCCCTACCGGCAGGGGAAGCCGGCGGCGGCCGACGCGTTCAAGCTCTCGAGCAACGAGAACCCCTTCCCGCCGCTGCCCGGCGTGATCGAGGCGATCGCCGCCGAGACCGCCATCAACAGATATCCGGATGCCGCCGCGTTCGCGCTTCGCGAGCGCCTCGCCGCACGCCACGACGTCGACCCGGCCGAGATCCACGTCGGGTCCGGCTCGGTCGCCCTGCTCGCCCAGTTCATCCTTGCCGCCGCGACCCTCGGCGACGAGGTCGTCTACTCCTGGCGCAGCTTCGAGGCGTACCCGGGACTCGTCACCGCTTCGGGGGCGACGAGCGTGCCGGTGCCGAACACGGCCGCCGGGGGGCATGACCTCGACGCGATCGCCGCTGCGATCACTCCGCGCACGCGCGTCGTCATCGTCTGCAGCCCGAACAACCCGACGGGGACGACGGTGACGGCGGCTGACTTCGAGCGCTTCATGACTCAGGTTCCCGACAGCGTGCTCGTGCTGCTCGACGAGGCCTATGCCGAGTTCGTCCGCGATGCGGAGGCCGTGAACGGACTCGCGATCATCGGCCGCCACCCCAACCTCGTGATCCTGCGCACCTTCTCGAAGGCGTACGGCCTCGCGGGCGTGCGCGTCGGCTGGGCGCTCGGCGCCGAGCGCCTGCTCGACGCGGCGCGGGCGAGCGCCATTCCGCTCTCCGTCACGGGCATCGCCCAGGCCGCGGCTCTCGCCTCTCTCGAGCGGGAGGCCGAGCTTCTGCAGCGCGTCGACACGATCGTCGAGCGCCGCTCGCGCGTGCTCGCCGGCCTGCGTGAACAGGGCTGGTCGGTCCCCGAGTCGCAGGCGAACTTCGTCTGGCTCGCCACGGGCGACGAGACGGATGCTGCGGCCGCGGTGCTCGCCGAGAACGGCATCATCGCCCGCGCGTTCTCCGGCTCCGGCATCCGTGTCAGCGTCGGCGAAGAGGAGTCTGTCGAAAAGCTCTTAGCAGCTGCACAGTTGATTGTGGAGAACCTCTCGGCCGGCCATCCGGACCGTAGGTTAGAACGGTGGTGCCCGTGAAAAACGACAAGAACACTCCGGTGCAGATTCTGTCGGCCGACGGCAGCTTCGCGCCGTCGCCGAACGCAGAACCCTACCTCCCCCTCCTCGACCGCCTCACCGACGACGACCACAAGCGGTTCTACCGCGACATGGTCGTCACGCGCGCGTTCGACGCGGAGTCGGCGAACCTGCAGCGCCAGGGCCAGCTCGCGCTGTGGGTGCCGAGCCATGGGCAGGAAGCCGCTCAAGTCGGATCCGCGCACGCCTCGCGTCCGCAGGACACGATCTTCCCCTCCTACCGCGAGCACGCCGTCGGCATGATCCGCGGTATCGACCTGCTCGGCATCCTCGCCCTCTTGCGCGGCGTCACCCACGGCGGCTGGGATCCGACGGACCCCAAGAACGGCAACTTCCGGCTCTACACGCTCGTGCTCGCGACGCAGACGCTGCACGCGACCGGCTATGCCATGGGCATCGGCTTCAAGGGCGAGTCCGGCACGGGGGATCCCGAGAAGGACAAGGCCGTCGTCGTGTACTTCGGCGACGGGTCGACGAGCGAGGGCGACGCCAACGAGGCGATGATCTTTGCCGCGAGCTACCAGACGCCCGAGGTGTTCTTCCTGCAGAACAACGGCTGGGCCATCTCCGTCCCCGTCGAGCGGCAGTCGCGCACGCCCCTGTACGAACGGGCGGCCGGCTTCGGACTCGAGGCCGTGCGCATCGACGGCAACGACGTGCTCGCAAGCTACGCCGTCTCGGCGCAGCACCTCGACAACGCGCGCAGCGGGAAGGGGCCGCAGTTCATCGAGGCCATGACCTACCGCGTCGGCGCGCACACGACAAGCGACGACCCCACGAAGTACCGCACGCAGGACGAGCTCGAGTCGTGGATCGCGCGGGACCCGATCACCCGTTTCGAGTCCTGGCTGCGCGGCCAGGGCGCCTCGCAGAGCTTCTTCGACGAGATCGACGCGGAGGCGAAGGACTTCGCCGCCGACATCCGCAGACGCTGCCTCGCCCTGCCCAACCCCGATCCGGAGCTCATGTTCGACTTCGTCTACAGCGAGGATCACCCGCTCACCGACCAGCAGGCCGAGTGGTTCGAAGCGTACGAGGCGAGCCTCGAGGGAGGCGAACGATGACGAACACGATCGAGACGCCCACGGCAGCCGAGACGCGCGTGCAGACGCTCCCGATGGCGAAGGCGCTCAACGCCGGCCTGCGCAAGGCGATGGCCGACGACGATCGCGTGCTTCTCATGGGAGAGGACATCGGCTCTCTCGGCGGCGTCTTCCGCATCACCGAGGGACTCATCTCCGAGTTCGGCGAGAACCGCGTGCTCGACACGCCGCTCGCCGAGTCCGGCATCGTCGGCACGGCGATCGGACTGGCCATGAACGGATTCCGCCCCGTCTGCGAGATCCAGTTCGACGGATTCGTCTTCCCGGCCTTCAACCAGATCACGACGCAGCTCGCGAAGCTCACGAACAAGCACCAGGGCGCGCTCTCGATGCCCGTCGTCATCCGCATCCCCTACGGCGGGCACATCGGCGCCGTCGAGCACCACCAGGAGAGCCCGGAGACCTACTTCGCCCACACCCCAGGCCTGCGGGTGATCAGCCCGTCGACGCCGAACGACGCGTACTGGATGATCCAGGACGCCATCGCCAGCGACGACCCCGTGGTGTTCCTCGAGCCGAAGAGCCGCTACTGGCAGAAGGGCGAGGTCGACGTGAGCGCACCCGCCGCGGCCGTGCACGCGAGCCGCGTGGTGCGCACCGGGAGCGACGCGACGATCCTTGCGCACGGCGCGATGCTCACCGTCGCCCTGCAGGCCGCCGAGCTCGCCGACGCCGAGGGCATCAGCCTCGAAGTCGTCGACCTGCGCTCCCTCTCGCCCGTCGACTACGCGCCGATCCTCGACAGCGTCCGCAAGACCGGGCGGCTCATCGTCGCCCAGGAGGCCTCCGGCTTCGTCTCCGTCGGCTCCGAGATCGCCGCGACGATCGCCGAGCAGGCGTTCTACTCGCTCGAGGCGCCCGTCCTGCGCGTGTCCGGCTTCGACGTCCCCTTCCCGCCCGCTCGCCTCGAGAAGGCGTTCCTTCCCGACGCCGACCGCATCCTCGAGGCCGTCGACCGGTCCCTCGCCTACTAGCCGGAGGTAAACAGCATGAGCGAAACAGAGTTCACTCTTCCCGACGTCGGCGAGGGCCTCACCGAGGCCGAGATCGTGCAGTGGAAGGTCGCTCCCGGCGACGCGGTCGAGCTCAACCAGGTGCTCGTCGAGATCGAGACCGCGAAGTCCCTCGTCGAGCTGCCGTCCCCGTTCACGGGCACGGTCGGGCGCATCCTCGTCGACGAGGGCACCACCGTCGACGTCGGCACAGCGATCGTCACGATCGAGGGCGGGTCGGATGCCGCTCCCGCCGCCGCCTCGGACGACGCCGCTTCCATCGCCGCCGACACGCAAGCGACGATCGACGCCGAGGAGTCCGGTGAGGGGTCCGTGCTCGTCGGCTACGGCACGGGCGCGGGAGCGTCGAGCCGCCGCAAGAAGAAGGGGAAGCCGCAGCGGGCGCCCCGCCCGCCGGCATCCGTCCCCGCCG encodes the following:
- a CDS encoding phage holin family protein, which codes for MRFILRIIVNAIAIWLTTLIVAGVSVTSFGPEWWQIGLTYLLVAFIFALVNGIVGTAIRIVAFPIYLLTLGLISFIVNGLLLLLTAWVSSWFGFGLNVEGFWWGVLGAIVIAILNWIIGLFVRPKRGR
- a CDS encoding alpha-ketoacid dehydrogenase subunit beta; this encodes MTNTIETPTAAETRVQTLPMAKALNAGLRKAMADDDRVLLMGEDIGSLGGVFRITEGLISEFGENRVLDTPLAESGIVGTAIGLAMNGFRPVCEIQFDGFVFPAFNQITTQLAKLTNKHQGALSMPVVIRIPYGGHIGAVEHHQESPETYFAHTPGLRVISPSTPNDAYWMIQDAIASDDPVVFLEPKSRYWQKGEVDVSAPAAAVHASRVVRTGSDATILAHGAMLTVALQAAELADAEGISLEVVDLRSLSPVDYAPILDSVRKTGRLIVAQEASGFVSVGSEIAATIAEQAFYSLEAPVLRVSGFDVPFPPARLEKAFLPDADRILEAVDRSLAY
- a CDS encoding thiamine pyrophosphate-dependent dehydrogenase E1 component subunit alpha, whose amino-acid sequence is MVPVKNDKNTPVQILSADGSFAPSPNAEPYLPLLDRLTDDDHKRFYRDMVVTRAFDAESANLQRQGQLALWVPSHGQEAAQVGSAHASRPQDTIFPSYREHAVGMIRGIDLLGILALLRGVTHGGWDPTDPKNGNFRLYTLVLATQTLHATGYAMGIGFKGESGTGDPEKDKAVVVYFGDGSTSEGDANEAMIFAASYQTPEVFFLQNNGWAISVPVERQSRTPLYERAAGFGLEAVRIDGNDVLASYAVSAQHLDNARSGKGPQFIEAMTYRVGAHTTSDDPTKYRTQDELESWIARDPITRFESWLRGQGASQSFFDEIDAEAKDFAADIRRRCLALPNPDPELMFDFVYSEDHPLTDQQAEWFEAYEASLEGGER
- a CDS encoding histidinol-phosphate transaminase, encoding MAPDNASRLPEADKVALRPEILATPPYRQGKPAAADAFKLSSNENPFPPLPGVIEAIAAETAINRYPDAAAFALRERLAARHDVDPAEIHVGSGSVALLAQFILAAATLGDEVVYSWRSFEAYPGLVTASGATSVPVPNTAAGGHDLDAIAAAITPRTRVVIVCSPNNPTGTTVTAADFERFMTQVPDSVLVLLDEAYAEFVRDAEAVNGLAIIGRHPNLVILRTFSKAYGLAGVRVGWALGAERLLDAARASAIPLSVTGIAQAAALASLEREAELLQRVDTIVERRSRVLAGLREQGWSVPESQANFVWLATGDETDAAAAVLAENGIIARAFSGSGIRVSVGEEESVEKLLAAAQLIVENLSAGHPDRRLERWCP